The following coding sequences are from one Balneolales bacterium ANBcel1 window:
- a CDS encoding alkaline phosphatase, with amino-acid sequence MFDNFRASRFSAVFLLFLFLIASCTGGKGPDADKEQNIPKNIILLIGDGMSYPQVAAAWYEFGGLNMTGMPYTGSAFTHSLNNRVTDSAAAGTALSTGYKTNSGMVAQLPDGTPLETIAQYASSLGKSTAIMASVRVTHATPAVFGVHHPDRGEEFDIAEKFVDSGIDMLLGAGWNYFLPEGEGGEREDGRNLIAEMEEKGYVYIDDEENIDQIAGNDRVIAFLRGANLQRYPQRGDQMNRLTVAALEQLSQNPEGFFIMIEGAMIDWGGHANDAEYVLQETKDFDNVVGDALEFAKNDGNTLVIVTADHETGGMTLNSGSEGGHEYGWTTGGHTALPVPVYTYGPSAEKFTGTYHITDVARKMFSLWGKELE; translated from the coding sequence ATGTTTGATAATTTCCGCGCTTCCCGCTTTTCTGCCGTATTTCTTTTGTTCCTGTTTTTGATCGCTTCATGTACCGGCGGAAAGGGTCCGGATGCCGATAAAGAGCAGAACATCCCCAAAAATATCATCCTGCTGATCGGTGATGGTATGAGTTATCCGCAGGTGGCCGCCGCCTGGTATGAGTTCGGCGGTTTGAACATGACCGGCATGCCCTATACGGGATCGGCCTTCACGCATTCGTTAAACAACAGGGTTACCGATTCGGCAGCGGCGGGTACCGCCTTGTCGACAGGGTATAAAACCAACAGCGGGATGGTTGCACAACTGCCCGACGGTACGCCACTGGAGACCATCGCGCAATATGCCTCCTCACTGGGCAAAAGCACGGCGATCATGGCATCCGTCAGGGTTACACATGCCACACCCGCTGTGTTCGGTGTCCATCACCCTGACCGGGGCGAGGAGTTTGATATCGCCGAAAAATTTGTCGATTCCGGCATCGATATGCTGCTGGGTGCGGGATGGAACTATTTTCTGCCCGAAGGTGAGGGCGGTGAGCGCGAAGACGGCCGCAACCTGATTGCCGAGATGGAAGAGAAAGGGTATGTCTATATCGATGATGAAGAGAATATCGACCAGATCGCGGGCAATGACCGTGTGATCGCTTTTCTTCGGGGGGCGAATCTGCAGCGCTACCCGCAGCGCGGAGACCAGATGAACCGGCTCACCGTCGCGGCGCTTGAACAGCTTTCCCAAAATCCGGAAGGCTTCTTCATTATGATCGAAGGCGCCATGATCGACTGGGGCGGCCATGCCAACGACGCTGAATATGTGCTGCAGGAGACGAAGGATTTTGACAATGTGGTCGGTGATGCGCTGGAGTTTGCAAAAAATGATGGCAATACGCTGGTCATTGTGACGGCCGATCATGAGACCGGCGGAATGACGCTGAACTCCGGAAGTGAAGGGGGCCACGAATACGGGTGGACGACCGGTGGCCATACCGCGCTTCCGGTGCCTGTCTACACCTATGGCCCTTCGGCGGAGAAGTTTACCGGTACCTATCATATCACTGACGTGGCACGTAAGATGTTCTCGCTCTGGGGCAAGGAACTGGAGTAA
- a CDS encoding TonB-dependent receptor — protein MKRVQFVFALVMTGLLCHGQVMAQVRPVTDHGPEHESDRNPLIYYAPANLDEHHQEAMNTLISVRLDNVSLEDAIVAIASKAGFRVAFSRDALNIDWKQPVSVDYERATLLGALYRLLYDHEIHHINIAFSRYGQLILVPNHVNGRTPHHLVQVSLVNYGTVSGRVTDETTGEVMPGAHVVLEGTRLGAVADQDGRFVIRLIPEGSYAVTASYLGYRPYTAYLNVEGNSRVDYDLALKEDLIHGQNLQIIAHLRGQARAMTRQRESINIRSVISSEQIDRYTTMTVEDVLLRVTGMHGGSNIRGVGSAMSNTTVDGQRMGTTGTGSRDVDLSTLSVDMTRELEVIKVLTPDMDADALAGVININTRRPVGGARELDIRAGGGLIPAFYQQSGTGARVAASYGDSHGKEFSYAVNVSYQRSPSVGEGFETDWEIMNFGNGPVDVLSYLITGLQFDTRQRFGTGIQLTFQPSDRTSFHVQGMVNVQRRDDHRYGLSYRPRVETYINQHTTSREFGHDRGYITYDARTEDFRIDQYTFRASARHLFQDFDLEYRIGWGHGRFDRDRYRFRFESPREYEYFVTLDDRKSPTIDLINRPFPSQNLFDLNFVDNTWDEHRDNELSAAIDATIPHHQGYLKVGASNRLTKKKGAFEDFRMDYASRVTISQFDKYVNSDWDILGRKHHHTYHIPWMLNLNSARDFYYGQYPHMRLDRIRWAENSDTRNYRASEYTAAGYAMSNLVLGRITWLAGFRMEQTLNSYRGRAGLIDSSGRYRGSTVAENHTSYFRFFPNTQLVFGLGRMTNMRLAWSRSIGRPDFNQLSPYRLKNYDRETIVGGNPNLKPMISNNLDFLIEHYFMNVGEFTAGLFYKQLSDFVYPVEQRIQEGEFSGWHERSWLNGDRATVYGLELSWQQKLDFLPSFLSNLGSIVNYSWSRSVADLDRNSDRYGTFPLPGHHPHIVNAGLNFDMGGFSAGAFYSWSTPALVAYGNLRWVPEMQLQERVWFDRYRTGSNNLSITASYRLTSEVTLWADANNLFRTKTIDYFYDRTYYPHLIQYQHIPQVFMGIRFMI, from the coding sequence ATGAAGCGGGTACAGTTTGTATTTGCCCTTGTGATGACCGGCCTGTTATGCCACGGACAGGTCATGGCACAGGTACGGCCGGTTACCGATCACGGGCCGGAACACGAATCGGATCGAAATCCACTGATTTATTACGCTCCCGCCAATCTGGACGAGCATCACCAGGAGGCCATGAACACCCTGATTTCCGTCCGGCTGGATAATGTCTCACTGGAAGATGCCATCGTGGCCATCGCATCCAAAGCCGGGTTCCGGGTTGCGTTTTCGAGGGATGCGCTCAACATTGACTGGAAACAGCCGGTCTCTGTGGACTATGAACGCGCCACTCTGCTGGGGGCACTCTACCGCCTGCTCTACGATCACGAAATCCACCATATCAATATCGCGTTTTCACGGTATGGGCAGCTTATTCTGGTTCCCAATCATGTGAACGGCCGAACCCCTCATCACCTGGTTCAGGTATCTCTGGTGAACTATGGGACCGTTTCAGGCAGGGTTACCGACGAAACCACCGGAGAAGTGATGCCCGGAGCCCACGTGGTTCTTGAAGGTACCCGACTTGGTGCGGTAGCGGACCAGGACGGACGTTTCGTCATCCGCCTGATTCCCGAAGGCTCATACGCGGTTACCGCCTCCTACCTGGGCTATAGACCCTATACGGCGTATCTGAATGTGGAGGGTAACAGCAGGGTGGATTATGACCTGGCGCTGAAAGAGGACCTGATCCACGGCCAAAACCTCCAGATCATCGCACATCTGAGAGGTCAGGCCCGTGCAATGACCCGCCAGCGTGAATCCATCAACATCCGCTCCGTCATCTCATCGGAACAGATCGATCGTTACACCACCATGACTGTGGAGGATGTGTTGCTGCGGGTGACCGGGATGCATGGCGGTTCAAATATCCGCGGCGTTGGTAGCGCCATGAGCAATACTACCGTCGACGGACAGCGTATGGGTACCACCGGAACCGGCAGCCGGGATGTCGATCTGAGCACCCTGTCGGTTGACATGACACGCGAACTGGAAGTAATCAAGGTGCTTACCCCCGACATGGATGCCGATGCCCTCGCAGGTGTAATCAACATCAACACGCGCCGGCCCGTCGGAGGGGCACGGGAACTGGATATTCGCGCCGGTGGCGGATTGATCCCTGCCTTTTATCAGCAATCCGGGACGGGAGCAAGGGTAGCCGCCAGTTACGGCGATTCCCACGGCAAGGAATTCTCCTATGCTGTCAATGTGAGCTATCAGCGATCGCCCAGCGTGGGTGAAGGGTTTGAAACAGACTGGGAGATCATGAATTTCGGTAACGGCCCGGTCGACGTTCTGTCCTATCTCATCACAGGACTACAGTTTGATACCCGGCAACGATTCGGCACCGGCATCCAGCTGACATTCCAGCCGTCCGACCGTACCTCGTTTCATGTCCAGGGCATGGTGAATGTCCAGCGCCGGGATGACCATCGCTACGGCCTGTCATATCGGCCCAGAGTGGAAACCTACATCAACCAGCACACGACCTCACGGGAATTCGGACATGATCGCGGCTATATTACCTACGACGCTCGTACGGAGGATTTTCGCATCGATCAGTATACCTTCCGCGCCTCGGCCAGACACCTGTTCCAGGATTTCGATCTGGAGTATCGCATCGGATGGGGACATGGCCGCTTTGATCGCGATCGGTACCGGTTTCGGTTTGAATCCCCCCGGGAGTACGAGTATTTCGTTACTCTCGATGACAGAAAGAGCCCCACCATCGATCTGATCAACCGGCCCTTCCCGTCCCAAAACCTGTTTGATCTAAACTTTGTGGATAACACCTGGGACGAACACCGGGACAATGAGCTCTCCGCCGCCATCGACGCCACCATCCCGCACCACCAGGGATATCTTAAAGTTGGGGCAAGCAACCGCCTTACGAAAAAAAAAGGGGCGTTTGAGGACTTCCGGATGGATTATGCCAGCCGGGTAACCATCTCGCAGTTCGATAAATATGTAAATTCCGACTGGGATATCCTGGGAAGAAAACATCACCATACCTACCATATTCCCTGGATGTTGAATTTGAACAGCGCGCGGGATTTTTATTACGGACAGTATCCCCATATGAGGCTGGACCGGATTCGCTGGGCCGAAAACTCGGATACACGAAATTACCGGGCGTCCGAGTATACCGCTGCCGGCTACGCCATGAGCAACCTTGTTCTGGGCAGGATCACCTGGCTGGCCGGATTCAGGATGGAGCAAACCCTGAACAGCTACAGGGGCCGTGCCGGCCTGATCGACTCCAGCGGCCGCTATCGCGGATCCACCGTTGCAGAGAACCATACCTCGTATTTTCGGTTCTTCCCCAATACCCAGCTTGTCTTCGGTCTGGGGCGAATGACCAATATGCGCCTTGCATGGTCCCGATCCATCGGGCGGCCCGATTTTAACCAGCTCTCGCCCTACCGGCTCAAGAACTATGACCGTGAGACGATCGTGGGAGGGAACCCCAACCTCAAGCCGATGATATCCAATAACCTGGACTTTCTCATCGAACATTATTTCATGAACGTCGGGGAGTTTACGGCTGGACTCTTTTATAAGCAACTCAGTGACTTTGTCTATCCTGTTGAGCAGCGTATCCAGGAAGGGGAGTTCAGCGGATGGCACGAACGCTCCTGGCTGAATGGCGATCGTGCAACCGTGTACGGACTCGAACTTTCGTGGCAGCAAAAACTTGATTTCCTGCCTTCGTTCCTGAGCAATCTGGGCAGCATTGTAAACTACAGCTGGTCACGCTCCGTTGCCGACCTGGACCGAAACAGCGATCGGTACGGTACCTTTCCGCTGCCGGGGCATCACCCGCATATTGTGAATGCCGGATTGAATTTCGATATGGGAGGATTCTCGGCCGGTGCTTTTTACAGCTGGTCAACTCCGGCACTGGTAGCCTACGGAAATCTCCGGTGGGTTCCGGAAATGCAGCTGCAGGAACGGGTGTGGTTTGACCGGTACCGGACCGGAAGCAACAACCTTTCCATCACCGCCAGTTACCGCTTAACCTCCGAGGTTACCCTATGGGCCGATGCCAACAACCTGTTCAGAACAAAAACAATCGATTACTTTTACGACCGAACCTACTACCCTCACCTGATTCAGTACCAGCACATCCCGCAAGTTTTTATGGGGATCCGTTTTATGATCTGA
- a CDS encoding FecR domain-containing protein gives MKEDFEYRRMAKYLAGECTAEEEREVEKWLKQEPNRDALMGELRQIWYAKQPNTKQHDVSSSLERLEKRLDADSEASSGTGYGAKEIDRIPAATGSAHHAARVRSRKQQRRSAMHWIMRTAAVLLIAAGITALSIFLYQTSVQETAELMGMREVVTGHGERATIVLDDGSQVRLNVGSSLMIPETFGENTRTVHLSGEAFFDIVPDSRSFRVHTDIATAEVLGTRFNVYSYEEEPCIKLIVTEGSVRLLPSEETYGRHEGVMLSSGEMGIIDRLSPGEITMSHHVDVDRFIAWRENKLIFEDTPLEQAARVLNRWYGVEVYFSDPEISGLRLSASFRNEPLPEVIRVMALSLNLSYEVKDREIHFKPSE, from the coding sequence TTGAAGGAAGATTTTGAATATCGCAGAATGGCCAAATATCTGGCCGGTGAGTGCACCGCTGAAGAAGAGCGGGAAGTAGAGAAGTGGCTCAAGCAGGAGCCGAATCGGGACGCACTCATGGGCGAGTTACGTCAAATATGGTACGCCAAACAGCCGAACACGAAGCAACACGATGTCTCGTCATCGCTGGAACGGCTTGAAAAGCGGCTGGACGCGGATTCTGAAGCATCCTCGGGTACCGGATATGGTGCAAAGGAAATCGATCGGATACCCGCTGCAACGGGCAGTGCACATCATGCCGCCCGGGTCCGTTCAAGAAAACAGCAGCGCCGCAGCGCCATGCACTGGATAATGCGTACTGCGGCAGTATTACTCATAGCGGCAGGAATTACGGCACTTTCCATCTTTCTGTACCAAACGTCTGTGCAGGAAACCGCCGAACTGATGGGAATGCGGGAAGTTGTTACCGGTCATGGTGAACGGGCTACGATTGTGCTGGACGACGGCTCTCAGGTCCGGCTTAACGTTGGAAGCAGTCTGATGATCCCGGAAACGTTTGGAGAGAATACCCGTACCGTTCACCTTTCTGGCGAAGCTTTTTTTGATATAGTCCCGGACAGCCGCTCTTTCCGGGTGCACACAGACATCGCAACCGCCGAGGTGCTTGGCACCCGTTTTAACGTCTACTCCTACGAGGAAGAACCCTGCATCAAGCTGATTGTAACGGAAGGGTCGGTGCGGTTGTTGCCGTCGGAGGAGACATACGGACGGCATGAAGGCGTGATGCTCTCATCCGGAGAAATGGGTATTATTGACCGGCTGAGTCCGGGTGAGATCACCATGTCCCATCATGTGGATGTCGACAGATTTATCGCCTGGCGGGAGAATAAATTGATATTTGAAGACACCCCGCTGGAGCAGGCCGCACGGGTATTGAATCGGTGGTATGGTGTGGAGGTATATTTTTCCGATCCTGAAATCTCCGGGTTGAGGCTTTCGGCTTCGTTCAGGAACGAACCACTGCCGGAGGTGATCAGGGTAATGGCACTGTCGCTCAACCTATCCTACGAAGTGAAAGACAGGGAAATCCACTTCAAGCCTTCCGAATAA
- a CDS encoding TonB-dependent receptor, producing MTTSPIATLSLASSHSRDDYRASGSVERNQPELLASLRLIIPVLALVLIPALLLPAAGRVMAQTATITGEVTDAFTGEVLTGATVMLEGTTIGVATDIDGRYTLRRIPEGEYSLVVRYLGFYTAEQQVAVTGDDRLEVHIGLEPRPIEGDNILVVAYQRGQSRALTRQRESVNIRSVISSEQLDRFTTTTVDGALSRVTGMHGGTNIRGVGRAMSNVTMDGQRMGTTGTGSRSVDLGTISVDMVRELDVIKVITPDMDADALAGVINISTRRPVGASREFDVRLGGGFTPRYFEHTGPGARAAVSFGDSPRDDFSYAVNASYQRAPGTSELFETDWEIMNFGDGPVDVMSYLSTDLQFDTRTRYGTGAQLTFQPTERTTFHVQGMVNIQDREDIRHGMSFRPRVESYISQNETSREFGHDRGHVRYNARLEPYRIHQYTFRGSARHLFDGFDMEYRLGWGHGRYNRERFGFQFESPRDYDYYVTLEDRHNPTIDIIGRPFPQQGMFDLVYAENTWDEHRDNELSATVDFDVPHTRGSFKFGLSNRLTMKNGTHEDYRMDYASRVNVSQFEREVNADWFILDRDYHYTYHIPWFMDLHSGRDFFFGQYPHMRLDRERWAESSETRKYDASEYTGAVYGMGTVNIGRFRLLGGVRVEHTNNRYDGREGVINEEGRFRGATDVNSTNNYTHVFPNAQIVYGVGRMSNVRIAWSRSIGRPDFDQLAPYRLINYDREIIRRGNPELNPMVSDNLDFLIEHYFMNVGELTLGLYYKKLSDFVYQFERRIQEGPHTGWMERTFLNGESATVYGAEVSWQQQLDFLPGALGNMGTFLNYTWSHSVADLDRDRDRFGTFPLVDQRPHIVNAGLDYNHGGFSASAFYRWSSPVLRSYGSLQWVPEIQLQERVWFDRYSTGRNDLSLSVRYRITSNIRIWADAGNLLGQTTVDYYYDRDYYPHVTRYSVRHFNIGMRYSL from the coding sequence ATGACTACATCACCCATCGCAACCTTATCCCTTGCTTCCTCACATAGTAGAGACGACTACAGGGCGTCCGGATCCGTGGAGCGGAATCAGCCGGAGTTACTAGCTTCACTCCGGCTGATAATTCCGGTTCTTGCCCTGGTGCTGATTCCGGCCCTGCTGCTACCGGCGGCCGGACGGGTCATGGCCCAGACAGCGACCATCACCGGGGAAGTGACCGATGCATTCACCGGGGAAGTGCTGACGGGGGCAACCGTCATGCTGGAAGGTACCACAATCGGTGTGGCTACCGATATCGATGGGCGCTATACCCTCAGAAGGATACCGGAAGGGGAGTACAGTCTGGTTGTGCGTTACCTAGGTTTTTACACCGCAGAACAACAGGTAGCCGTTACCGGTGATGATCGCCTTGAAGTACATATCGGACTCGAACCGCGGCCCATTGAAGGCGACAATATTCTGGTCGTCGCTTATCAGCGGGGGCAGTCCAGGGCGTTGACACGCCAGCGCGAGTCGGTCAACATCCGGTCGGTCATCTCCTCCGAACAGCTGGACCGGTTTACCACCACTACCGTCGATGGCGCGCTTTCCAGAGTTACCGGCATGCACGGCGGCACCAACATCCGCGGGGTGGGCCGGGCCATGAGTAATGTGACCATGGACGGCCAGCGAATGGGGACTACCGGTACCGGCAGCCGCAGCGTCGATCTCGGGACCATTTCGGTGGATATGGTTCGTGAACTGGATGTGATCAAGGTAATTACACCCGATATGGATGCCGATGCCCTGGCCGGTGTCATCAACATCAGCACACGACGTCCGGTAGGGGCCTCGCGGGAATTTGATGTCAGGCTCGGGGGCGGTTTCACCCCGCGCTACTTTGAACATACGGGTCCCGGTGCCAGGGCAGCCGTCAGTTTCGGCGACTCCCCGCGCGACGACTTTTCCTATGCCGTCAACGCCAGTTATCAACGGGCGCCCGGAACCTCGGAGCTTTTCGAAACCGACTGGGAGATTATGAACTTCGGCGATGGCCCGGTGGATGTGATGTCCTACCTGAGCACCGACCTGCAGTTCGATACGCGCACCCGCTACGGTACCGGAGCCCAGCTGACGTTTCAGCCGACCGAGCGAACCACATTCCACGTACAGGGTATGGTCAATATCCAGGATCGCGAGGATATCAGGCACGGGATGAGCTTCCGCCCCCGTGTGGAGTCCTATATAAGCCAAAACGAGACTTCGCGAGAGTTCGGGCACGACCGGGGCCATGTGCGGTACAACGCCCGGCTGGAACCGTACCGCATCCACCAGTATACCTTCCGGGGATCGGCGCGGCATCTGTTCGACGGCTTCGATATGGAGTACCGGCTTGGATGGGGCCATGGACGGTACAACCGCGAACGATTCGGCTTTCAATTTGAATCACCCAGGGATTACGACTACTACGTCACCCTGGAAGACCGGCACAACCCCACGATCGATATCATCGGCCGGCCGTTTCCGCAGCAGGGTATGTTCGATCTGGTTTATGCAGAAAATACCTGGGATGAGCACCGGGATAATGAACTGTCCGCAACCGTCGACTTCGACGTGCCGCATACCCGCGGATCGTTCAAGTTCGGACTCAGCAACCGGCTGACCATGAAAAACGGAACGCATGAAGACTACCGGATGGATTACGCCAGCCGGGTGAATGTCAGTCAGTTCGAACGGGAGGTTAACGCAGACTGGTTCATTCTCGACCGGGATTACCACTACACCTATCACATACCCTGGTTCATGGACCTCCACTCCGGGCGGGATTTCTTTTTCGGACAGTACCCCCATATGCGGCTTGACCGGGAACGCTGGGCGGAGAGCTCGGAGACCCGCAAGTACGACGCATCCGAATATACCGGAGCTGTTTACGGGATGGGAACGGTCAATATCGGCCGATTTCGCCTGCTGGGCGGCGTTCGGGTGGAACACACCAATAACCGGTACGATGGCAGGGAAGGGGTGATCAATGAGGAAGGCCGCTTCCGGGGGGCAACCGATGTCAACAGTACCAACAATTATACCCATGTGTTCCCCAATGCGCAGATTGTCTACGGTGTAGGACGCATGTCCAATGTCCGTATCGCATGGTCCCGTTCCATCGGCCGACCCGATTTCGATCAGCTGGCACCCTACAGGCTGATCAACTACGACCGCGAAATTATTCGTCGCGGCAACCCCGAACTCAACCCGATGGTTTCGGACAACCTGGATTTTTTGATCGAGCACTATTTCATGAATGTGGGTGAACTCACCCTCGGCCTCTACTACAAAAAGCTGAGCGATTTCGTCTACCAGTTTGAACGCCGTATCCAGGAAGGTCCCCACACGGGATGGATGGAGCGTACGTTTTTAAACGGAGAGTCGGCCACCGTATACGGGGCAGAGGTCTCCTGGCAGCAGCAGCTCGATTTCCTGCCCGGTGCGCTCGGCAACATGGGGACGTTCCTGAACTACACCTGGTCTCACTCCGTTGCGGATCTTGACCGGGATCGCGATCGATTCGGGACCTTTCCACTGGTCGACCAGCGGCCGCACATTGTGAATGCGGGCCTGGATTACAACCATGGCGGGTTTTCGGCAAGCGCGTTCTATCGATGGTCATCGCCGGTGCTCCGTTCCTACGGCTCACTGCAATGGGTTCCGGAGATCCAGCTTCAGGAGCGTGTCTGGTTCGATCGCTACAGTACCGGTCGTAATGATCTGTCGTTGTCGGTCCGCTACAGGATCACCTCGAATATCCGGATATGGGCCGATGCCGGTAACCTGCTGGGCCAAACAACAGTAGATTATTATTACGATCGTGATTATTATCCTCATGTAACCCGTTACAGTGTAAGACACTTTAATATTGGAATGAGGTACAGTCTGTAA
- a CDS encoding TonB-dependent receptor, whose amino-acid sequence MSRTQRSALLILFPALLFVLQAFPALAGQNNPEHTATTELLREEPEAQVAGAVSRNDIAVISSRQMDYLTDITVEDVIRRLPGVQVNRSGRPNLHGIGEDRFLVTLDGRRMATTGLGDRSVALSLLSADLIRDVEVIRFNTPDMDADALAGTINLSTRRNAATGRELRIIAGGGGNTRYLQQMSPEARFAVRYADAPRDDLSFAITLSHDVDRRGYESLSLGYGAHDFGNGTVDVYERISPALHMDERSTTAGLLHLTYNPSDITRFQVRGLFSKGRQDRIRHTNSWNANGDWLSPQATGEQGAQGHYGYSAMLNDPEILQHNVTFEGSHLLDRLVIRYNAGWAHGQTRQYRDEMVFELAGLDFEIHSHDTDRPSMLPVNIPLQEDETIDSRRIRFQYMDRVYDDHIDNTFSAGLDLELPVGPLALQAGTHARSTNKEGDFSDTRYTYLRQLTLDQFHKTRHGNFDVLDEYFIPSFVDPYSARSFYTGSRPTFMVDERRHFYRSGIRNYTASEQVYAGYGMAGLQTGPFHIMAGVRVEHTEGTYDGRLVFFDDIGSYVSSADTSVSHGYTNLFPNAQLEYAPSPSTRVVAAYSRSINRPDFNMLAPYELVHVQNETLSRGNPELDPMTSDNLNLFAEQEIAGRTLVTAGLFYKRISGYIHQTSSVIAGGPNDGWTEFKLANSDDEATIYGVEIGVQEQFRYLPGVLANMGMSANYTWSESDYEIAWRSGDVALPGHSPHAVNAALHYEQGRFSGQVTWHYTSETVHSLSSQQALVIAQPSAGETFIDRHSDGWSDLSVAFRLRISQQFRFWADVSNLLRNEYLVYDYDRDLYPVEIEKWGGIGFRAGLRFDL is encoded by the coding sequence GTGAGTCGGACGCAACGCAGCGCCTTGCTGATACTATTTCCCGCTCTGTTATTCGTGCTGCAGGCATTTCCCGCACTGGCCGGGCAAAACAATCCGGAACATACCGCCACCACAGAGCTCCTCCGGGAAGAACCGGAAGCACAGGTGGCCGGGGCGGTGTCCCGAAACGACATCGCGGTCATCTCGTCGCGACAGATGGACTACCTCACCGACATCACCGTTGAGGATGTGATCAGAAGACTGCCCGGGGTGCAGGTCAATCGCAGCGGCAGGCCGAACTTGCACGGTATCGGCGAGGATCGCTTTCTGGTGACACTTGACGGCCGGCGAATGGCGACAACCGGCCTGGGAGACCGCTCTGTGGCGCTATCCCTGCTTTCCGCCGATCTGATCCGCGATGTCGAGGTAATCCGGTTCAACACCCCCGATATGGACGCCGACGCCCTGGCAGGGACCATCAACCTGTCCACCCGGCGCAACGCGGCGACAGGAAGAGAACTCCGCATTATCGCCGGAGGGGGAGGCAACACCCGATATCTGCAGCAAATGAGTCCGGAAGCCCGGTTCGCCGTTCGCTATGCCGACGCCCCCCGCGACGATCTCTCGTTCGCGATCACCCTCTCCCATGATGTAGACCGGCGGGGGTATGAGTCGCTTTCGCTGGGCTACGGCGCCCATGATTTTGGCAATGGTACTGTGGATGTCTACGAACGGATTTCGCCGGCCCTGCACATGGACGAACGCAGCACAACCGCCGGACTCCTGCACCTGACCTACAACCCCTCCGATATCACCCGATTCCAGGTGAGAGGGCTGTTCAGCAAGGGCAGGCAGGATCGTATCCGCCATACCAACAGCTGGAACGCGAACGGAGACTGGCTCTCCCCCCAGGCCACCGGTGAACAGGGCGCGCAGGGCCATTACGGCTATTCCGCTATGCTGAACGATCCGGAAATCCTTCAGCACAATGTTACCTTCGAAGGCAGCCATCTTCTGGATCGGCTTGTGATTCGGTACAACGCCGGCTGGGCACACGGTCAGACCCGCCAGTACCGGGATGAGATGGTGTTTGAACTTGCCGGCCTGGATTTCGAGATCCACAGCCATGACACCGACCGCCCGTCCATGCTGCCCGTCAATATTCCGCTTCAGGAAGATGAGACCATCGATTCGCGCCGGATCCGGTTCCAGTACATGGACCGTGTGTATGACGACCATATCGACAATACGTTTTCCGCCGGACTTGATCTGGAGCTTCCCGTCGGACCACTTGCGCTGCAGGCGGGAACCCACGCGCGATCCACGAATAAAGAAGGCGATTTCAGCGATACCCGATACACCTACCTCCGGCAACTGACCCTGGACCAGTTCCACAAAACACGGCATGGTAATTTCGATGTGCTTGACGAATATTTCATTCCCTCCTTTGTGGATCCCTACAGCGCACGTTCGTTTTACACAGGCAGCAGGCCCACTTTCATGGTGGATGAACGACGCCATTTCTACCGTTCCGGAATCCGCAATTATACCGCCTCGGAACAGGTCTACGCCGGGTACGGCATGGCCGGGTTGCAAACAGGTCCGTTTCACATAATGGCCGGTGTACGAGTCGAACACACCGAAGGTACCTACGATGGCCGCCTGGTCTTCTTTGATGACATCGGCTCATACGTCTCATCGGCCGACACCTCCGTCAGCCATGGCTATACCAACCTGTTTCCCAACGCGCAGCTGGAGTACGCGCCCTCGCCGTCCACCCGGGTCGTAGCCGCCTATTCGCGCAGCATCAACCGCCCGGATTTCAATATGCTCGCACCCTACGAACTGGTTCACGTGCAGAACGAAACCCTGTCGAGGGGCAATCCGGAACTCGATCCGATGACCTCCGACAATCTGAATCTCTTTGCCGAGCAGGAGATCGCGGGCCGGACGCTTGTTACGGCAGGATTGTTCTACAAACGAATTTCCGGCTATATCCACCAGACCAGTTCGGTTATTGCCGGCGGACCCAATGACGGATGGACCGAGTTCAAACTGGCCAACAGTGACGATGAGGCAACCATTTACGGCGTTGAAATCGGTGTACAGGAGCAGTTCCGGTATCTTCCCGGAGTTCTCGCCAATATGGGGATGAGCGCCAACTACACCTGGTCGGAGTCAGATTATGAGATTGCCTGGCGCAGTGGCGATGTTGCACTGCCGGGCCACAGTCCGCATGCCGTAAACGCGGCCTTGCACTACGAACAGGGACGATTCTCCGGACAGGTTACCTGGCACTATACCTCCGAAACGGTTCACTCCCTGAGTTCGCAACAGGCGCTTGTCATCGCGCAGCCTTCCGCCGGCGAAACCTTCATCGATCGCCACTCGGACGGATGGAGTGATCTGTCGGTCGCTTTCCGGCTGAGGATATCGCAGCAGTTCCGCTTCTGGGCGGATGTCAGCAACCTGCTGCGCAACGAATACCTGGTGTATGACTACGACCGTGACCTCTATCCCGTTGAAATCGAAAAATGGGGCGGCATCGGTTTTCGCGCAGGGTTGCGTTTCGATTTGTGA